Part of the Orcinus orca chromosome 5, mOrcOrc1.1, whole genome shotgun sequence genome, TTTACAAACTGGTTTTGTCCTCactctctttgatttcatcagagAGAAtcagatgaaaaatcttaaaagactcacatttctttcagttttatctgGAAATCAAACCAGATGCAAAGTTTAGTGCAAAGTCTACCTTTCCCCATCTTTCAGGTTAGCACACTGGAGAGGTCTAGATTAGGAAATCTGGGTTCTCACTGAGGCTATGCCACTGACCAGACaccaccttgggcaagtcatttcatgCTCTGATTTCAGATTACTTAAGAAAATCTGATTTCAGATTACTTAAGAAAAGGGGGATGAGAGGTGGGGGAATCTTTAAGGCCCCTTCTTGTCCTATGATGTTGTGACTATGGCAGTCTTGCAACAAGTGCTTAGTATTCATCCTCTTTAAAGTCGCTCAACTAAAGTAAATTCAAGGTCTGATTTTAACCATATAAGTGTGGTTTATATCAAATCACCTTTCTCTGCCAGTAAATACTCAAATAACCTGAACTCCTTCCCGGCTGGGGGCAATTCCTTACAAGGCAAGCCACACACGCATGGAAACTTTTTTAACACCGCTTTTTCTTTAGGTAGATATGCGTCTTTCCAGATtacctttaaagcttgtgtttaagGTAAATAAATCACAATGAATTGGAGAAATGACAAAGATAATGCCCATGCAGAAAAGGGAAAAGCCAACATAGCCTTAGATCAGAAGCCCTGTGTCTACACTTGGGTCCTAGGCCTCCCATAGGAAAGGGCCTGAGAGAGCCTGGGAAGATGTGTCTCCCAGGCACTTGATTTCTATGATGAAGATCTGGGGAAGAGGCAAAGGATACAGAGCAGCTCCTTCTCTAACTCTAAAAAGCACTTAACACTGAAGTAAAATACCACTCAGGCAGTGGCCGGCTCTCCCTCCTTTACTGCTGGACCAAGTCAGCTACCTGGAGGCCACCTGGTGGGCAAGACCAACAGGACAACAAAAATATCAAGCCTGAAAGGTGACATGACAAATGCTAAGGAAAACTTCTGAACTTGTACCTTTGCAGAGTATTCCTCTTAGTAGCTATACTATTATTTTttgttcatgttttaaaataaatcacaacTCACATCCATAAGCCGTCAACAGTTCTTCTGACGTTGGAGGTCGCTGGGGATCTTCATCTTCTCTAGGTTTTATGATGTCAATGCCATACGTAGCTTCTAAAACATGCCTTGGAATATTCTGGCAAATGTAAGATTGTCAAGGAATCCGTTTCTTTGAActgacccctccctcctccccatggtgtcttctaagaacatggtatttcaGCACCTCTGTGACAAAAAAACTTTTCACCTCTCCAAAGAAGAAGTACGATTATTCGTTAATTTAAAagacttttcttccctcttttattttgtattattattattatttttttgtggtacacgggcctctcactgttgtggcctctcccgttgcggagcacaggctccggacgcgcaggctcagcggccatggctaacgggcccagccgctccgcggcatgtgggatcctcccggactggggcacaaacccgtgttccctgcatcggcaggcggactctcaaccactgcgccaccagggaatcccctctcccctcttttaAACAAAGCCTTATGCACAATGATCACTTCCAaatgtatcctttaaaaatattatctctgAAAACAGACCTTAAAGATgacacatttttatgtaaatacACTATAGATTTGTGAGATGACCCTAATTCAGACATAAAGCACCGAGTATTTGTTTCTAATCCTTACAACTATGTAAGGAgtgattattttttcctcccctgTCTATTGCCCAGATTTTTCTTAAGCCCTAATATACACATAACAACCAAAATTTTGACACAGCATAGAGGATATTAGTGATATAGGTGGGAGGTGATCTCTCATCTGGTCAATCGGGAGGATTCCACTGCAAATCATCTCAGCTTTGGTAGAGACAAAGGACGGCATCACCAGGCCTGGGCAGTCACATAAGCAGAGGCCAGGTTCCACATAGAGAGTCTGAAAGACACGTAAGAGGTTTATGCTGCGCATACagcaaaggaagggaaaggagagcaGCAGCACACGAGTGGCAAAGAACTTCAGGAAACACCCAGAGGGAGGAACTGGCGGAGAAGGAAATACAGAGGCCGATGCTGTAGAAATACCTGAAAATGCTTGGTGTGACCGGGCGTGGCAGACACAGACACCTTCTTGTTGCCCATGATGGTGTTGATTGTTGAACTCTTACCAACGTTTGGGTAGCCCACCTAGAAGGGTGTCAGAAGGAATGTTTACAGTATAAGTTGGCAAGGATCACAGGATGCCGAAAGCCTACCCTATGTAAAAAGCCTATCTAAAGCTAAGAACATTGGACTGGAAGTCTGAAGACAACCCTGAAAGCTCTCATTCTAGTATCTCTTGTAAGTGACGTGACAGgtagggatgaactgggagactgtaGAAGATAATTAATATGAACAGTGGTGTAACCAATATAAGCCTTGAGAAAGTTCATTCTTTGAGTTGGGCTTTGCCTGTCACCCAGTCTGCTCCCAGGATGCCCGTGGGCAACAAGAGGGCATCAATGTTCCCTATGACGCCAGGGCCTGATCTCTAGAGTTCCAGTATAGCTACCAAAGGATGGGGAATACAGACCCTCACAGAACAATTTTATGATATATTTCATCTTACCAGTCCAATAGTAAGTTGTCCATTCTTCACCTTCTTTCCAGAGTGTAGCTGTTTAAAGATCTCCAGTAATTCCTGCTTTGATACCAGGTGGCTAAAATTGTGTATCTGCCTCTGCTGGGGGGTCTTCCTTCCTTGCGCCTCAGAACGCACAGTACAGCGCTCCTTCCAATCCTGGCCGCAGGCCTGCTCGTCGGGGCCGCTGCCCTCTTCCGAACACGTCTGCcagtcctcctcctcctgccagcAGTCCTCATACTCACTTTCATCTTCATCACTCCTGGCAACTTCATTAACTGAAAGATGTTCAGTCTCTTTGTGTAGAGTTTCAGCTTCGTCACAACTGGAGTTTTCAAAGTCAGCTGTGATGGCTTCTGCACTGTCTCCATTTACTTCTTCCTGATGAAATAACAGAAACCACAAAAGTTCAGAAGTGTGTAACAACTGCACTCTTCACTCTGGTGAACAACATTCAGAGTTGGTTACCTAAGATGAACACAGGACAAGGAAAGTTacgaaggagaaagagaaaggtgaATAGAGGGAGAAGATAGAATGAGGATATAACCAAACTATCAACAGTGGTGTCCTCTGGAGTGGTGGACCTTCACTTTACACACTTTTGTATTATTTGAACTCTGTGCAAATAGCGTGTATTACTTTTCTAGTAGATAACTCTTTTACCTATTAAAAGAAAGCAAGGGTTTAGAAAAACCTGTATCAAGCTGAACTCCTTGGCAGTACACTTTTTTTGGCAATGGTCTGTAGAATAAAACAAAGCATTTCTCATGAACGATAAAACATTTAACATTCTCTTCTCTGCACAAAGCAAGAAGGGTATAATTTGTAATCTGAGCTTCACTGtatatttgcattttcaaagACAGTGGTTTGCATAGTTAAGGAAACTGCTATTCTTTTGTAACTGCCTTTAGTAAATCATAGCACCATGGAGCATATGTCCCTGTGTGTGAAGTATGAGAGCAATAAAACTCAACGCTGCGCATGGAAATTATTCACCAACCAACGACTTCCTCTGGAAAGAGAAAGGTAAAAGTCATTTACGATTCACGGGTGTGTTAATCCTTCTGAATTCCTATGGACAGCAAAGCAGAAATATGGCAAATTTATAGTATTACCAAGCAGTATCAACAAGGGAGAACTGATTCAGATTCAGAAGTGATGGAAACCTATCATTTCCAAATAGTCTAGCATTACAATGAGTAGCCACCGCAGGAGAGGCATGATGGAACTCAGTTAAACAGGCATCCTACATTTTAGgaaagagatattaaaaaaaaatgtcagggaTAAAAGGTATGATTTCATTGTCATTCCTGGCAACTCAAAAAGAAATATGGAATTGGAAGCAATTTCTATGATAAATGAGCAATAAATGTAAAGAAGTCACTGTGTGCTCTTCTGCAGACACAAGAATGTAAACTGAGCATGAATGTGTATTAGGAAAACTAAGGCTAGGAGCAGTTTTGGTTCAGGAAAAATGATAAAGGCAACAAAAGGACTTTGCAGTAGTTAcatcaaaaatagaaagaaagaagggaaaagtcagtcttttgggggaacacagtGCAATTTAAGAGATGGCCAAGAGAAAACCAAAGTACTCAATTCAAAAAAatgtcctatttttttaaaataagaaaggttAAGCAACCATAGAGAAAGAACCAAACTTCAGATAGGTGAGGAAACAGTGAATATCTATTTTTAGTAAGTTCATGTTTGACACTCAAATGACAGATGTGATTAGATATATCACAATGGTAGCTGGCTACTTGACTTGGAAAATCATGAATAACAGATTTCAGAAGACCTGGAAGGAATAAATAGGgttcaacttttaaaaaggaagaaagaatatctTCCATAAATCATGCACTGTTAATCCAGAGTCTGACAGGGAAGCAACTCCTCAAGTTAGGAAATTCCTCCAAACAATTCCTCCCCTGACAGTAATGGGAGGCAACAACGGTTCCCTGAGAACAGATGGTGCAAACAAATCCCACTTCCCTTTGCAATCTACTCCTTGGTTGATAGGTCAGGGAATACCACAGATGCAAAAGATGAAATGAAACACATAAAGTACTCAGAATAGCAGTGCCTGGCTAAGAATAAGTTTTCTATGGGTTAGTTTTTATTAACAGTAATAACAGAATAACTATTGTTATAGCCTTTCAAATACATCTGTATGCGTCACACTAAAATGCTTGGTACTGAGCGCTTATTAAGTCCACAAAAGTTCACAGAGCTCTATCCTTGGCTCCGGTCTACTCAACAGCGTTATCAATGACAGAAAGAATATATAGAAGGGCCAATACAAAAGCTGCAGATGACTCAAAGCTGGAAGAAGGGAAAAGCAAATGACACATGCAAAATGAATTCTACCTTGTTCCCAAATCACTAATATTTAAGAGGAACAGCATGATTCTAAGCTGAgctaaaaccaaaatgaaaacctTTTCCCACGTGTAAAGACAGGATGAGATCTGCTTAGTAAGTCTTGTCTTTTAAACATGTGAGGGATGTGGCTGTTCACAGGTTCAATGAGCCAAGTTTCAATGAGCCAAGAGCATAAGCTCCTTTGAAAGGGGGTGAATTAACAAAAACTCTGAATTACTGGGAGTATCCTGATCACAAGAAACAAGAGTACATGTCCTGGGCAAATCACACCTGGAATGCTGTACTCAACCAGCTGCCACCCATTTTAGGCGTCTGACACAGGCAGACAGGTGCTCAGGGTGAGGAGTGCTCTGGAGGTCATGTCAATATAAGGAGCAGGAAAGCAGACAACGTCTCTTCTGCAGAAGAGGGAACacggggagagaggaagaggcctCAAGTTAGGAAGAGGCCTAAACAACTTTCTAACCTTggagataaaaaggaatgagacaCCTGGTGTCTGCCATTTAAAGGAGTCACAGAGACAGCATGTGACTGCCAGGGAGGTGAAGGGAAGAACTCCTTCACAGAGTTAGAGCTCACTAACTTGTGAGCTCACCAAGGGAGGGTGTTGTATTCATAGCACCCTAACCAGTCAGCAAGTAGTTGATAAATAGAGGCGAGAGGAAAGGAGGTGGATAGGAAAAGATATGACTTTAAGTCTCTTCCAGCTCTAAGATTCTATTACTAATTTCTTTTCATAGTTGGTTACCATTAATTTTTACTAGAAAATAACTCCTAAACTGTTTCTGTAAAAAGTGGattaaaagatacagaaaataacaCGGTATATCTTAATTTAGGActacttcatttctttgttttcaaaacaaagtcaaaagagAGTCTAATCAAGTCCAGAGAAGTTACTACATTCAGTTGTATCTGATTTTTGTTCCGACTTCTCTTAAAAGCAATTACATACAAGGGCAGTATGAAACTTCCTATACAATTTTCtgcctaaaatttttaaaaattaaaaattatagctACTATCAGTGTGCATCATAGACCCCTGGGATAGCAGACTATTTAAAAACCAGAGAAAGCAACCTTGTGGCTTACTTTTCTGTAGATCACCCGACTATCTCAGCacttagggaaaaaagaaacaaataaaaccccacacatcaacaataaacaaacaaacaaacaaacaaaaaaacagagcacACTTAACAGAAGCCAAAATCCTCCTCCTTGAAACCCAACCTGAAAAAGTCCCCCAGGTTACCTTAGAGTCATCAATCAGTTGAATGGCTTCAGACAAAGCCGACCAGAAAATGAccttcacattttccttttcgAAGAACTCAGCCCAGGCACTCCGCTGCTCGGCAGTCATCAAGTCAGCCTTATTTATCAGAATAACATTCTCCTTGTTGTCATCAACTGTTTTCACATAACATTCCTATGCAAGATAAAGATatttagatatttctccaaaaggGGGAAAATTAGGCTAATTATACTGAAGATCCCCAGCTATGACTAAAAGTTTTTACCGCCCCCAGTTTTAAATCATTCctaatttaaagatttttaatcatgatACATTCTATGGATCCTTTCAGCAAGCTCTGAAAAGAAGTTAGGTCATCTATACTTAGAAAAAATACTCTTCACATAAGAAACTGGAAAGGGTAAAAGAAATACTTTCCTACCCAGTTTAAGTAAAACAGgttcttatttctttaaattatatagTTCCTCTCTTTAATAatcttgaattttttcttttaagcaaagTTAAAGAACTGTATAACTAGATTTGTCGGCCAGCAGGGAGTACCTTCAAGCCAAGTGACGATAGCTAATAATAATCTTACctattaacataaaaaaatatttttgaaggctaaaaggaaaacaagacCCAGTGATTAAATTAATTCCCAAGCATAGCTCTCCATTAGGAAACAGACCAGAAGTATGAAAGCTGAATTAATAAGAGTTTCCCCATTAAGATTGTTATTCACCagtggattttaaaataatcagcaCTATTCCTACTCTGGTCCTCAAACAAAAATAGGAATACTTCATGTGTGTTCAGTGTCTTATTAATTGAAAGCCTGTATCACATTATTTCTTGTGATCCTCACACCTTAATGATTACCCCCTGTGGTGTTTTACAAACTTAGTTCATTTGTAAAATACCACAGGAGGTAATAAGTACGGTGTGAGAAGAGAAAGCTTAGTGGGATGGGTAAGTGAAGGGACTAGGCATATGCTAAAGTAAGCAAAATGCTATTTCAACTAGTCtcttaaaaaatgagaaacactGGCAAATGCCTATTAACAAAGTGGCTTCGAAACTAAAAGTAGGAAGTTCAAGTGTTTGTGCCTTCCTGCAGAAGGAAACAACTGTTTGAAGAAAACACCTATCTAAACAGTCCCAAAATGCAAACTCCTGACCTTGGGAGGAGCAGGAGGCCAGATTAAACAAAGCTAGAGGAGGGTGCAAAGGCCTGCCTAGGCTCACTGCTATCGGTGATGCTGTCCTCCCACTGCTGCCCAAGGACTTAAGTTCGAATCATGTCACATTTTACTTACCAAATCCTCACACCTAAATAGGAGTGGATTTCGAGCATCTACTATTTGGACCACGATATCACTGAAAAACAAATGTGAGATACACCAATCACTGTGAAGTGAAAGGAAATAGTAGCAAACACTTTCGACATATTAAGCACtggtatatttaactttttaaggtgCAATTATCCCCAGTTTATATACGAAGAGACTGAAGTTTAGAACAGCTAAGTGGCTTGTTCAAGGTCACCAGCTACTAAGTGAGGGAGCTGGAATGAGAACGCAAGCACTCTGGACCACAGCTTGTAGTCTCTGATGATGTTTCATTGTTAAAACTTTTACCTGTATCTTCTAGTAAACTCTCCTGGAGAGATCAAAGAGTATTCCGAAGACTTCAATCCAAGGTGAGGTCTACTGTATACTCAGTGCCTAGTTTACACTTGTGTTAAGTAAGGCCTCAAAACCTCCTAATATATCACCTGCTCACAGCTGCCACCACATCAAAGCCTACATCTTATTTAAACCTAGGGCTGACATGTGTACATGTAGCAAATCACCACCCACCAGTTCCAAGAATGTGTTTAAAtggcaaaaatacaaaacagcaAAATATCAACTTAAGTTGCCATAATGAAGCAGGAATGATGAGTCCAACGCCTTCCATCACATGTAAGATGATGTAGCAATATGAAAACTTTCTGCGGCTGACAGCAAGCCCCTCGAATCCCTCACAAATGTAGTGGGGACGACAGCAGCTGAGCACTGTAAGAATAAATACTGCACTTCTCTGGCACAATCCTCCCTCCCTTCAGACCCTGTGGCTAGGAAAGCTGCTTTAAGGGCCAGCTGTGACTGCCACTGGAGGGAAACAAGCTGTGGGTGTGCTACCACCTTCCACCAGTCTCCCGCAAATCCGTATCTGGTCAGCTTTTCCTCAGGTAACTCCTATGCAACTGAAGGAAATGTATTAAATCAAGGTTACCAGTTAGGTCAGAGCTTTTGACAAAGTGCATTTTCCCTTCAGAAGAGTTAAATTTCCAGCATGATCTTGTGAGTCAAAGAAACTCACAGACCTGCTAATTTATGACAAATTGCTTTTAAGTTCTCTAGTTAAGTGGGTCCTAGTATTTCCTTCTTTAAGGTAATATCTACCACTTTCCAACTGTGAGGATTTAACAGTAAATGCAAAAATGACTGCAAAAAATGGACAAAGCCTAATGAACTAAAATTACAAGGTCCACACACATTATGTCTACCTACCAAACAGGTAGAAAGAATAACCAGCTTAGACACACcagtaagaaaagaagaaaagtttaagGCAGCTTGCTTCGTGTGCTGAATTAGGATGCCTAGAAAAGTGCCAGCTATGTACTGGGAAGGCTGATGCAACACAATGGAAGCGCCTTGTCTTCCTGGAATACGGCGTTCTGTCCTCCGTGCCTCGGCAGTTTCCGCCATTTCAATGACATATTATACATCAAATCTTTTCTGATAACTACTCTTGAAATTAAAGAGGCAGATGGCGCAGCTAGCCTGTTACCAAACAGGAGACATCTGCTGTACAGAACAcgtcaataaatatttcctattaAAAGACACAGCAGTAGTCACTTTATTGATGTTTCTATGTGACTCAGATCCACTTCTGTGCGATATAAACTATATTCCCTGAGTCAGGAACATGTTCTCTCTTgtaaaaacacagagaaatatcacaaaaaagtaaaagagcAAGTAATGCTGTAATGCAATAGAAGCTAGAAGTTTCAATAGTACAGGCTTACTCTGGGGAAACAAATTGCTTATTTAGGGGCATGAAAAGCAAGGGAAG contains:
- the LSG1 gene encoding large subunit GTPase 1 homolog gives rise to the protein MGRRRAPEAGTLGRALIRQQVQRSRSHRHTDSWLHTSELNDGYDWGRLNLQSVTEQSSLDDFLATAELAGTEFVAEKLNIKFVPPEARTGLLSFEENQRIKKLHEENKQFLCIPRRPKWDQNTSAEELKQAEKDNFLEWRRQLVRLEEEQNLILTPFERNLDFWRQLWRVIERSDIVVQIVDARNPLLFRCEDLECYVKTVDDNKENVILINKADLMTAEQRSAWAEFFEKENVKVIFWSALSEAIQLIDDSKEEVNGDSAEAITADFENSSCDEAETLHKETEHLSVNEVARSDEDESEYEDCWQEEEDWQTCSEEGSGPDEQACGQDWKERCTVRSEAQGRKTPQQRQIHNFSHLVSKQELLEIFKQLHSGKKVKNGQLTIGLVGYPNVGKSSTINTIMGNKKVSVSATPGHTKHFQTLYVEPGLCLCDCPGLVMPSFVSTKAEMICSGILPIDQMRDHLPPISLICQNIPRHVLEATYGIDIIKPREDEDPQRPPTSEELLTAYGCMRGFMTAHGQPDQPRSARYILKDYVNGKLLYCHPPPGRDPLTFQYQHQRLLEKKANGGEIKMQPRRNKKANQIENVVDKTFFHQENLRALTKGVQAVMGYKPGSGLVTAATVSRSETGAGKPWKKHGNRNKKEKSRRLYKHLDT